From Ignavibacteriota bacterium:
CCCTGACGGAGATTATCGTTCTGGGCATCCTTGAAGATGACGGTGAGTTCAGGATGTGCCTCAGCAGCCTTTTTGATATCGGCGTTCATCTGGACGCGCCACGGTTCGCCGAGATTGCACTGGCTCATCCCGATCGTCCACCGGTGCTGCTGGCCGTAGGAGGGGAGGGAGATGGTCGCCGTGAGGAGGATCGTGAAGAGCGTGAGACAGGTGAGGTGTTTCATAGGACCTTCTCGTTGGTGGAAGGGATGAAGTATTCCGTCTGCCGGGACATCCGTGGGGCGGTGCATGCACCGCCCCTACACCGGACACTGGTCGATCATGGAATGCATCCTGGTGGTACCTTGTATCCGTGCCATGATATGCACCGCGCTGCAGACGTTCCGGTGGGACGATGCGTCCATGCAATGATCGGCGCCGCACATTGCGTTTGTAGGGGCGGTGCATGCACCGCCCTGGTATGGTCACGGGTTGCGCTGCAGCAATACCGCCCCGAGAATGATCACGCCTGTGAGCATGAGGCGCATTTCTTCGCCGACAGCATTGATGCTCAGGATCTTTTCGAGGTACCCGATGATGAGCACGCCGAGCAGCGTCAGCCACACCGATCCGCGGCCACCCTGCAAGCTTGTGCCGCCGATGACAACCATGGCGATGGCGCTGAGTTCATAGGTCGATCCCGCTTCGGGATCGCCCTGGAGTTCCTGCGCCGCCTGGCAGATGCCGGCCACGGCACAGAAGAGTCCGCTGAGGCCATAGGCGAGGACCTTGGTGGCTCCGACCGGGATGCCGGCGTAGCGGGCCGCTTCCTCATTGCCTCCCACGGCGAAGAGTTCCCGGCCCCAGGTCGTGCGTGAAAGGAGGATGCCGCAGAGGGCCAGGGAGACCAGCATGACGATCGTGACGACCGCGACATTGTCGCCGGCGATCCGTGCACCGATAGCATCGAAGAGCGGCGGGACGTCGACGTACGCATAAGTGCCATCCGGACGCTGGACCGCCGTGGAGATCTTTTGTCCGCCGGAAATGAACTTCGCCAACCCGCGGGCGAAGACCATCATGGCCAGGGTAGCGATGAACGGTTGCACGCGAAACCGGGCGATCACGGATCCGGACACGACGCCGCAGGCGAGTCCGAGCGCCAGGGTGATGCCGATGGCAACGAAGGCAGGCAGGCCCAGATGGATCGAGAGGAGGGAGAAGACGACGGCACAGGCTCCGAGGATACTGCCGACGGAAAGGTCGATCCCTCCGGCGATGATGACGAGGGTCATGCCGCATGCAAGGATGCCGAACACCGAGACACCCCTGAGCATGTCACGGTGGGTGTCCCACTGAAAGAATGCACCATCCGCATGGAAGAGCGCTCCTACCGCCAGCACGAGTGCCAGCGAGAGGAGCGCTCGTATCACGGGATGTTTACTTGCCGACGCCACAGAAGTGCACTTTCAGCCCGAGCTCGCGCATGGCAGCAGCCTTGGCGAACATCGCCTTGCGTGCCCCTGCAGCATCGGGCGCGTACACGACCTGGATGTGATTCGCCTTGTGCTTGGCCATCATCTGATCGCGCGATACCCCCTTCAGGACGGCATGCATGATCGGCCACTGCGGGGTGGTCTGGTTCCAGCGGTCCTGTGTCTCCTCGATGGGGAGCGGCACGACCTCGCCGAGCCCGAGATCGCACTGCAGGCGGTCATCTGCGACATACACGCGGCTCCAGACGATGCTGCCGGGTTTGCTGATGCCCTTGACCGTAGAACCGCCGAGGCGGAAGTACATGGGAGGCTGGCGTTCGCCCACCGTACCGGCAAAGCCGTCGACGAGGTGTGCTGGCGGTACCGCACCGGAGATCTCCAGCACCCACACGAATCCCCGCACATCACCATCCTTATAGGAACGCCCCCACCGCACATCGTGCAGCGTGTTCTCCGGCGGATAGCCGAGTTCGCGCCACAGCCCATACGTGACCAGGCCATCGAACCCTGCGCATTCATCCACTTCATTGAAGTGGGGGAGCGCCTCGCCGGCATAGAGTACGTCGCCGGTCTTCTCGTGACGCACAGGCGGTCGGTCAGTGTTGTTCAGCAGGCCTTCGGCAAGATCGGATGCCGGCGCAAGATCCTTCAGCCCCTGCTGATACTGGATGCCGATCGTCGAGCAGCCGAACTCGTCGGCGATACGCACTGCCGCGATGTACATCTTGCACTGGCCCAGGACCTGTGCCTCGGTGAGATCCGTGGCTTCATTCGGGCCGTACGTGAACTTCATCCCTTTCGCCAGGATCCAGTCGTACACCTCGCGGGCTTCGGCGTCGGAGACGGTCAGCATCTTCGCATACAGGGAGGACTGGCTGAGGCGCTCCTTGAAGATACCGGTCTTGAACAGGAGTTCATCCGGGATGATGGCATTGTACATGCCCATGCATCCTTCGTCGAAGATCCCCATGATCGCCTTCTTCTCGCGGAACGCCTTCGCGAATTCGACGCCGACCTTCTCGGCCTGGCCGGGGATGCGTGCTTCTTTGTACGGGATGGCGTGCGAGGTGTCGTGCTTCACTCTGCCCTTCTTCAGCCACTGGGCAAGCCCCTTCAGGAAGAAGCTGTCGGTGAAGTCCTCGCTCCACAATGTACTGTACTCCACGCCGGCCTTGGTCAGGGAGCCATTGAGATTGAGCATGCCCACCAGCCCGGGCCACTGGCCGCTCCAGTTGGCGACGGTGAGGATCGGGCCCTTGTGCGTGATCAGACCGGGGAGCACGTGGTGCGTGTACTGCCACACGGCTTCGGCGACGATGACCGGCGCTTTCGGGGGGATCGACCGGAACACCTCCATGCCATACTTCTGGCTGTCGATGAAGCCGTGCTTCTTGACGGGATCGTAGGCGTGGGCACGGGTGACCGACCCGCCGAGTTTTTCGACGGCGGCGATGACCTGCTGCTCCATCGCTGCCTGTGCGGCCTCGCATTTCTGATTGGCGGAAGCGCGCAGGTCGCCACTGGCGACAAGATAAATGGTTTTCATGATTCCTTGATCTCCGGGGTGATCGGCACTTTCAGTTGCAGGACCGGGGTCCTGGCGTTCCATTGGTTGGCACTCGGGTAGCAGAGTCGTCTGCGAAAAAGTACGGAATTCTGGTCGGAAACTCAACTTGAACTTTGGAAGCGCTCTGTCTACATTATATGATACACTTACCATGAGCCCTCGTCCATGAACAGCCGCACGCCTCTTCGGGTCATCAATAGCGTCGCCCCCATACGCATCGTCGATAACGGGGGGTGGACGGACACCTGGTTTGCCGGCCACGGCAAGATCTTCAATATCGGCATCTATCCATATGCGGAGGTGCAGGTCGAGGTCTTCGCCGCCGACCGTTCGCATGATCGGGTGATCATCCAGGCCGAGAACTACGGTGACCGCTACGCGATGTCACCGGAGGGTCAGGCGTGGACGAAACACCCCTTGCTGGAAGCGGCCATCCAGTATATGAAAGTGCCGGCGGAGCTGTCATTGGAGGTCACGATCTTTTCGGAGGCCCCGGCGGGTGCATCGACCGGAACATCGGCCGCTGTGTCGGTGGCCTTGCTCGGAGCGCTGGACAGGCTTACGCCGGGGCACATGACCCCGCATGAGGTCGCCATGGCCGCCCATCATGTGGAGATGGAAATGTTGCATCTCCAATGTGGCATCCAGGACCAGCTCTGCTCCGCCTATGGGGGGATCAACTATATCGAGATGCAGAAATTCCCGTGGGCATCGGTGTCCCAGATACAGGTCCCGAACAGCATCTGGTGGGAACTTGAACGCCGCCTGGTCCTGATCTTCCTGGGCCGTTCCCACGATTCCACCGAGCTGCACAAGAAGGTGATCCGCGAACTCGAACATGAAGGGCCGGGCTGCCCCCGGTTGGAGGCACTGCGCGGCACGGCAGAGATGTCGCGGGATGCGGTGTATGCCGGTGATTTCGCTGCGTTCGGCCATGCGATGGTCGTGAACACGGAAGCGCAGTCGCACCTCCATCCGGACCTGGTGAGCGCGGATGCCCTGAAAGTGATCGAGATCGCGAAGCGGCACGGAGCGATCGGGTGGAAGGTGAATGGCGCGGGCGGCGCGGGGGGATCGGTGACCCTCCTTGCAGGCGATGTGTCGAGCATGAAACGCAAGATGATCCGGGAGATCGAAGAATCCGACCCGCTGTTCCGGAATATTCCTCTGTACCTGAGCCGGTATGGCCTCCGCACATGGGAGGCCTGACGCGCACGATGCTGACTTCGCTGCTCGCCGTCTCTGCCGTCGTTCCCTCCGCGCTCCTCGTGTGGTACTTCCATGCGCGCGATGCCTATCCCGAGCCGCCGAGGGTCCTGTGGACAACGTTCGGCCTCGGCGTCCTGACGGTTTTCCCGATCCTCCTCATCGGTTACCCGTTGCAGCATGCCGTGGCATTGGTGCCGAACCCCATCGCCTCGAGTCTTCTCGGCGCACTCTTCGTCGCCGCGATCCCCGAGGAGTTCGTGAAGCTTCTCGTCCTCCTCGGCTACAATATGCGCCACCGTGCCTTCGACGAACCGATGGATGGTATCGTCTACGGCGTGGTCGCATCGCTCGGCTTCGCGACGTTGGAGAACATCCTGTTCGTCTTCGGGGGAGGCATCAGTGTCGCCGTCTCGCGGGCGTTCACGGCCGTGCCGTTGCATGCGTTCGTCGGCGCGATCATGGGCTACCATGTCGGACAGGCGTGGCGCCTCCCCGCGGAGCGCACACGCTACATCCTTCGTGGCTACGGTTTCGCGGTTCTCCTGCACATGCTCTATGACTTCCCGCTGATGGCGATGGCCGAAGTGGAGGAGGTCTGGACGGTCTTCGCCCTGGGTGTGTTCACGCTCGTTGTGTTGTTCGGCTGCTGGATCTGGACCCTCCGGCTGGTGCGGCGCCTGCGCAGGGAGCAACTCGCCCATGGCCCGGCACTGGCACTCCCTCGTAGGTCATCCGGTGTCCTGGTATTCGGTGACGGTGATGATCAGGATCTCCCGCCTGCCACCGCGGATCTGTCCGGTGCCCCCGATGCTGCGCCGGCGGAGTCGGATGCAGCGCGCGTCCGCCGGCGCATCACCGGGATCATCGTCAGCGTCGTGGGAGGGCTCGTCGCGTCATTCGGCGGGATGGTGACGTTGGGGCTGATCCTTGCATTTATGATCGGCGTGGTGCGCACGGAGCACATCGTGGATGTGGTGATCGGAGGGGTCGTGAGTGGCCTTGCCCCTCTGGCGATCGGCGTGGTGGTGTTCAGGAAGGGTGTGCGGTGGATGAACAGGCGGCAATGACGTGCGAAGGGCGTGCGCCCTTCGCACGTCATACCTTCTAGTAGACGCACTTCCTCGCTTCATCCGCGAACGCCTCGAGCAACGGCGACTTCGCATCGAAGAAATGATCGGACGGGCAGAGGATATACCCACCCCCCGGCCCCGCCGCGTCGAAACATGCACGCACCGCCGCGCGCGTTTCCTCCGGCGTGCACTGGTTGAAGTACTCCTTCTGGTCAAATCCCCCGATGAAGCAGACCCTGTCGCCGATCCGCCGCTTCGCTTCGCGCAGGTCCACATCCGCCCCCATGCCGGGAGGCGTGAACGTCTCCATGGCATCCGGCTTCATGTCCGCGAGCCGCTCCAGGAACGGCATCATCCCGCCACACGTGTGATACACGATGCGCTGCCCGGCGGCATGCGCGGCGTCGATCAACGGCGCATCGTAGGGCGCGACGAATGTGTCGAAGATCTTCGGCGAGATCACGGTGGAGGACGCATCGCCCCCCCCCAGCTCGGAGACATCGATCTGTGCACCCTGCATCGAATCAATGAAGACGCGCTTCCGGTCCATCAGGATCTTCAGCAGGGCATGGACCCATTCCGGATCGTCATACGTTGCCATGATCAGGTCCTCGATCCCGTACAGGACGGAGGCATCCTGCCAGCACCCGGGTTGCCCGTACACATCGAAACAGACGACGGTTCCCCGGATCAATCCGCGTTCTCCGTACGCGGCGGCCTTCGCGTTCACGGCATCGACATCACACAGCGGCTTCGTCGCAAATTCCCCGATGATGTCGATGTCGCTCTTCTCTTTGATGAGCCGCTCGGTCACCCACGATGTATAGTCATTGCTCTGGAGGACAAGCGTCAGGTTCTTCTTCGGCGTGTGGAACGTGTACCGCACGGTCTTGTACTGCGGATCGGGGAGCTCTTCGGTCGTGATGCGCCAGTTGTCCGAGGCGATCCGCCGCGGTTCCAGATACCCGGGCGTGTGATCGGGGTCGTAATAGTCGCCTGTCCCCGGGGCCGGTGTGTGATCGAAGACCCATTGGATGGGGTCCATGCCGAACATGTCGAAGAACGCGTCGTTGGAAATGCCGTTCAGATATTTGTCCAGATAGTACGGCATCACATGGTGCGTGGTCACCGGCAGACGGTCGGGGACCTGCCGGTTGAGGACTGCGAGAAAGCGTTGCTTGGATGTCATTATTCGATCACCGGGATTCTCTTGATTTGGGGGTCCGTGAAGATGTCACTTTCATCGTCGCTCGAGGAAGAGAACTCCGAGACGACCGCTCCTTGAGGCCCGGACTGGAACCAATGCAGGGTGTTCGATGGGAGCGTGTACTGTTGGCCGGGCTTGAGCACGATCTCATGCCAGACGGTGAATACGTCTTTCTTGTCCGCGGGCACTTTGCCTTTCGGGCGGCGGGCCGGTGGGCCTTCGAGATACAGGTACACCACGCCCCAGCGGCAGCGGAAGGTTTCGCGCTTCCCCGGTCCGGTCCGGGCGTGGGGAGGATGACGGTGTTCGGGGCAGATCTGGCCGGGGAACATCACCAATTCCTTGGCACAGTACCGTTCGTTGTTCTCGTACACGACCAGCTCCAGGCCGAAGTGGGCGATGTCGTCCAACCCGAAATCCGCGACCTCGATGTTCCGTGCCTCCTGCGGCGTGACGGGCAGGTGCGCCTTCTTCAGATACCCGAGCGCGCGTTTCTGGTGTTTGCGTAGTTCGGAACGTGTCATGATAGTGGCCCTTGTTGTGTTCCTGCGATCTCTGCTGACAATTCTATGCGGCAAGTCCGGACATCATTCTGAGCAGGTGCTCCTGATCGGTATCCTGCCTGTGCACTTCGCCGACGATCCGTCCCTCACGCATCACCAGGATCCGTGTCGACAGCCGGAGCAATTCCGGCAGCTCGGATGAGATCAGGATGATCCCCATTCCCCGACCGGCCAGCTGCTCGATCGTACCGTGCAGAGCACTCTTCGCGCCGATGTCCACCCCGCGGGTGGGTTCGTCCAGGATGAGCAGATGTGCCTTGCCTGCCAACCATCGTGCAAGCACGATCTTCTGCTGGTTGCCCCCACTCAGATGCCCGACGGGGGTCTCGAAGTCCGGTGCCTTGATGGCGAGCGCGCGAAACGATCCTTCCAGCATCCCGGTCTCCTTCTTCCTGTCGAGGAACAGGAACCGCCGGAGTGACCGGAGGAGCGGGAAGGAGTGATTCATTCTGCATGAAAGCATGAGGGCCAGGCCCTGCGCTTTCCGATCCTCCGGGACAAACCCGAGTCCTGCGTCAATGCGCCTTCCCGTCGGGAGCCCCCGGAGTGAATGGCCATCGATGCGTACATCCCCGGTGGCTGCGCGGTCGAGCCCCATGATCGCGGCCGCGAGCTCACTTCGCCCGGCACCGACGAGTCCGGCGATCCCTACGATCTCTCCCCCATGCACGGTGAAATTGACATCCGCAAACCTGCCCTCCGATGTAAGGTTCTGGACCTCGAGGATGCTGCCCCCGGGAGCCGGTGCGGCGGGGCGGGGAAGATGTGTGTCGAGCTCCCGGCCGATCATCATCGAGACGATCTCTCCTTCGGTCGCCCGATCGCGCCCCAGCGACCCGATGAACTTCCCGTCACGCAGTACGGTGATCGTGTCTGCAAGCGCGAACACCTCCCTCATGCGGTGCGAGACATACAGGATCGTCGTGCCGCGGTCGCGCAGTTGCCGGATGAGTGAGAACAGATGGCCCGTTTCCGCCTCCGACAACGAGCTTGTCGGCTCATCAAAGATCAGGATCGACGCGCCTGTGCCCACGGCGCCTGCGATCTGGACCACCTGGCGGAGTGCGACCGGCAATGTGCGCACGGCGGCCCGGGGGTCGATCGCCGAACCCACATCGGCGAGCATGGCCTTCGCCCGGGATGTCATCTCTGCCGGGTCGATGAGCGGCCTCATCCGGACGGGATAGTTGCCGAGGCAGAGATTCTCTGCCACGCTCAGATCCGGGCAGAGGGCCAGTTCCTGGTGGACCATGGCGATCCCTGCATGGCGCGCATCGCGTGGTGAGGTGAAGCGGCGCGGGGTTCCGCCGAGGAGGACCTCGCCATGGTCGGGCCGGAGGATCCCGGCGAGGATCCTGCCGAGCGTGGATTTTCCCGCCCCGTTCTCACCCATGAGTGCATGGACCCGGCCGCGTTCGAGTGAGAACGAGACGCCGTCGAGTGCCGTCGTGCCGCCGAAGGTCTTGCTGATGGAGGTGAAGGTGATCACGTTTCCGCAGATGCTGATGTGATGTCTGCAAAAATGTAGCAAGAAGAGACACCAAGAGCAACGCGAAACCTTGCTTCGTTCGTTGCCATTTCGTAGCATACACGATATCGCCATTTCAGAAAGAGAACCATGCGCCCCGCGTATCACACGGTCACCGCACTTGCTCATTTCATTACTGGTCTTCTGCCCGGTCGCCAGCGGGCAGACCCACGCCTTTGCCAATCCAGGATTTGAGGAGGGCAAGGACGGCCTTCCCCGATGGTGGAGCGTCTCGATCGCTCCCGACGGGGAGAACCGGTCCTTCCGGGATACCACCATCGCGCGCTCAGGCATCGCCAGCCTTCTCATCGACAACAAAGGGCCCGGGAGCAGTGTTGCAACTTCCGTTGAAGTGAGTCTCACCATAGGCCATCTGTACCGGCTGTCCGCCTGGGTCCGGACCGCGCATGCGGCCGCTGATCCGACCTCCCGCTATCCCACGGCCCTGGCTGCGACCATTGGCATGCGATCATTCCCCTTCACCATGAGCTCTCCTGCGGTGGCAGGGACGCGGGAGTGGACACGGGTCGAGGTCCTCTTCTTTGCCACGCGTGCCACGGACCGCATCGCGCTCCATCTTGGCCACAATGGAACGGCGACGGGGAAGGCGTGGTTTGATGATGTCCTCCTCGAGGAAGTGAACGATATCAGTGCGTACATCCCGCCGGAGACCGTGAAGTGGTTCGGGCCGGCATTCCGGTACACGGACAAGGGGTGGATCAACGTGCACATCGAGGGGAAGCCGTACGAACGGGGATATCAGTACGGGACGCTGCTTGCGCCCGAGATCGTTGCGTACATGGAAAAGCTTGCGGTGCGCCAGAACGGCGACAATCCGCGCGCCGGATGGAATGACCTGCGCACGATGACCGACGCGCTCATGCTCCGCCAGTACGATCCCGAGTATCTCGAAGAGATGCAGGGCATCGCCGATGGTGCGGCAGGGGCCGCTGCCAGGATCCACGGCCGCACGGTGAACCTGCTGGATATCGTCACCATCAATTCCGCGGTGGACCTCAGCCAGCTCGGCAGCGCACTCGCCGAGACCGCGCATCCGCTTTCAGGCAGGAGTTTCCGGAAGGATGAGGAAGAAGCGCGTGCCGCGGAGCGGCTGCACAAATGCTCCTCGTTCCTCGCCAACGGCAGTGCGTCGCGCGATGGCCGGATCGTGTTCGGACAACTCTTCATGTGGAGCGGGTACACCGGCGTGCATTGGGACGTGATCTGTGACGTCCAGCCGGCGAAAGGGCATCGGCTGGTCTATCAGACCTTTCCCGGGGGGATCCACTCCGGTGCGGATTTCTATATCAACGATGCCGGCATCATGATCGGTGAAACTACCGTGATGCAGACGCCCTTCGACATCACGGGGGAGCCGCAGTCATCGCGTATCCGGAAGGCCGCGCAGTACGCCTCGAGCATCGATGATGTGGAGCGGATCCTGACGACGGGGAACAACGGTCTGTATACCAATGATTGGCTCATCGGCGACACGAAGACCGATGAGACCGCGATCCTTCTCCTCGGTACCGCCACCCACAAACTCTGGCGGAGTTCAAAGAAGGACTTCCCCGGTGCAACGGATGGCTTCTACTGGAGCGTGAACAATGCCAAGGATCCCGGGGTGCGGGGAGAATATATCCCGGATCCCTCCAATGCCCCGTTCGATGTGGTGTACGGAAATGTGAACCGGGACATCGCTTTCTATCAGTATTACCAGCGGCACAAGGGTCGGATCGATGAACTGGATGCGGTCAACGTCATGGCCACCTCGCCGATCAACCGTCCGCACGCATGCGACGGAAAGATCACGAACTCGACCCTTGCGTCACACATGATGTTCCTTGCGCACTATGGCAAGGTCACGCTCCGGGAGAAGATCGTGGACAAGAACAGCCGTCTGATGCCCGATCTTCCCAATGCCCTGCCGCATCTGACGCTGGGATACACGGTGATCAATCCCGTGTATATCGCTGATCAGTTGAAAGGGAAGAGGCAGGCCGCCATGCCGGAGGTGAAGAAGAGCACGAGATATGCCGAGGTCGAATCCGTGTACACCGTGGCAAAGAAGGGCCTCTGGATGAACACGGTACTCCCTGCCACAGAGGCGACAACTGGTTCGTCAGCGGGACCGCTTCGTACTGGCAGATGCTGAACGGGCTCGCGCCGGATGTGTCCGGAGCCGCTACCGGCTCGAGCGATGCGTTCGCAGACCTCAGTTGCCGGCTCCAATACACGATGGACCACGAAGGATCGGTCGCCCCTGTGAATGCGCGAAGGGTGTACGACCGCTACGGGCACTACGTGATCCCGCGCATCCGCGGGACGTTCGCCCTGCACCAGCTCCGGTTGATGATGGGGAACACGGCATTCCTGACGTTGATGCGCAGCGTGCACGACCGGTACAAGAGCAAGACGATGTCGACCGCACAATTCCTGGATGCCGTGCAGGCGGCCGGTGGTGCCGGTCCTGCCGCGGCTGTGCGCCAGTGGCTCACGCGCGATGACCTCCCCGTGCCGGTGGCGTCCGCTACAGTGGCTCAGGCAGGCGATGCATGGACGCTGAGAGTGCGGGTGCAACAGTCGGGAACGCCGTACACGTTCACTTCTTCCGTGGCGATCGAAACCGCGGGTGATACGGAATGGAGACCGGTCGTGGTCACCGGGCCGGATCAGGAGTTCCTGTTCACCACGAAGAAGAAGCCCCTGCGCGTCGTGTTCAATCCGGGGAATGACATCCCCGTCCGCCGCGAGAACAACGCGATCTACGGGAATCTCTTCGATGATTTCAGCACGGCACAGATCGTGTACGGGACCGGGCGGCAGACGGAAGCGAACCACACACTGGGCCTCCGGTACCAGACCATGATCGCGGATCAGTTCGTGGAGTATCTGTTGCCGCTGCGTCAGGATGCTGAGATCTCAGGCGGTATGATGAAGGAACACGACCTTGTGGTGCTGGGCGGTGCGGCAGACAATACCCTCGCCGACACGCTTGCGCGTGCGGCAGGTATCGAACTGGGCCGCAATTCCTTCCGTTGGATGGGGAAGACGTATGCGGAGGCCGACGAGGGGCTCTTCATTGCGCTGCCGAATCCCTTCGCGCCGGGGAGGATGGTCTATCTCTTTGCGGGCAACAGCGCCCTGCAGTTGTATCAGATGACGAAGCGCCACCTGTCGCTGCCAACCTGGGCGGTCTTCAAGGGGGAGAACGCCGTGCTGCGCGGGTACCTCGATCCGGCGGCCGGGGCCCTCTCGCTCCAGGAATAAGGAAGAGCAGGGGGACGGTCAGCCCCGCGCCACCGTGATGCCCGTGGAGAGCGACGTGGACATCATCACGAACGCTTCCTTCGCGAGTTGTTCGGCGCTCTTGCCGCGATAGCTTTCGGGGTCGATCGGTGGAAGAATGCGCACCTGCATGTGGTGGTGGCCCCGGAGCATGATGCCGCGCTTCGGGAGAGCATTCCCGGTGCCGGAGATCAGGATGGGAAGGATGGGCCTTCTCATCCTGATCGCGAGTTCGAATGCCCCCTCCTTGAACGGACGCATCCGTCCATCCACGGAGCGGGTCCCCTCCGGAAAGATCATCAGCGAGTTCCCATCCCGTAACGCCACTTCGCAATCCCTCATCATCTTCAGGTTCCCGCGGATCGAACCGCGTTCGATCCGGATGTAGCGGTTCAATCCCATGTTCCATCCGATGAGCGGCACACGGAAGTTCTCCGCTTTGGAGACCCACTTATAGTGGAGGTGGAGACGGAACAAGACCAGGATGTCGGCAAAGGACTGATGGTTGGCGATGATCACGGCAGGCGCATCGACGGCGAGGTGTTCCGTGCCGGTGATCGTGACCTCCCAGAGCGGGTTCGCCCGGGTGTACAGGGACCCCCAGAACGAGGTGAACCGGTGGAGGAGTCTCAGCCGCCGGTCGAACGGTGCCGTGGCCACGCGCAGGACCACGGCGATCGGGAAGAGCGCGAGGGAGGTCAGGAGCATGAACCCCCAGAAGTACACCGTGACGAACAACGAAAGCATCTGTTCGCTCTTCTTCGAGATGAATGATCCGATGATGTTCACTCGGCCTCGATCACGGTACGCAGCATCTGCTGCTTCCACGCGGGGCGCGATGCATCCGCCAGTTCCCGCTGGAAGAGCGTCCGGTATGCCGAGGTGGCGAGGAAGTGGCGGGCGACATCGGTGGCCGGCCCCCGGAGGCGGCCATTGGCATGCGACATCGCATCACACAGCGAACGAACAACGTCCTCGGGGCAATGGTTCAGCGTACGCAGGGCTTCCAAGGCATGCACACGCGTCCGGAATTCATACTCCGGCCTGGCAAGCATACCCAGGGTGTCGAGCGATGACCCCTCGCCCAGGCCGGCGAGGATCTCGTGACGGAGGATCCGTATCTGTTGGCCCACGCCCCGATCGGCGGCTGTGCGCGCACAGTAGGACCGTGCCTCATCCGGGAACCGCCGTGCAAGCTTCCGGAGCGCCATCGCAACGACCTCGTAGGATGAATCTGCCAGCATGGGCTCGAGGAACGGCCGCTCTTCTTCGGCGATGCCGTTGATGATCGAGATGAGTCCCAGACGCACCTCGGCGGAGGGGTCGTGCACTGCCCGCAGCAGGAGCGCGCGGGCGTCGGCGTGGCGATCTGCCGCAAGTTGCATCACCGCCTCGCCGCGGATCGCGTGGAAGGTCTCACGGTCGTATGCGCGCATGAGTGCGGCACGTTTCTGCTCCGGCGGGAGCGTCCGCATCGCCACGAGTGCATCATAGCGGTCGATCATCCGCGGGGCCTGTGCCGCCTGGGCGGCCAGCCATGCGAACGGCTTCGGGAAGGATACGGTCTTCAGGATCCAGCTGCCGGGATCAAAGAGGACGAACGATACCGGCCGGCTTCCCGGGTTCGGGATGACGACCATATGCGTCTCGTT
This genomic window contains:
- a CDS encoding ABC transporter permease; its protein translation is MASASKHPVIRALLSLALVLAVGALFHADGAFFQWDTHRDMLRGVSVFGILACGMTLVIIAGGIDLSVGSILGACAVVFSLLSIHLGLPAFVAIGITLALGLACGVVSGSVIARFRVQPFIATLAMMVFARGLAKFISGGQKISTAVQRPDGTYAYVDVPPLFDAIGARIAGDNVAVVTIVMLVSLALCGILLSRTTWGRELFAVGGNEEAARYAGIPVGATKVLAYGLSGLFCAVAGICQAAQELQGDPEAGSTYELSAIAMVVIGGTSLQGGRGSVWLTLLGVLIIGYLEKILSINAVGEEMRLMLTGVIILGAVLLQRNP
- a CDS encoding fucose isomerase → MKTIYLVASGDLRASANQKCEAAQAAMEQQVIAAVEKLGGSVTRAHAYDPVKKHGFIDSQKYGMEVFRSIPPKAPVIVAEAVWQYTHHVLPGLITHKGPILTVANWSGQWPGLVGMLNLNGSLTKAGVEYSTLWSEDFTDSFFLKGLAQWLKKGRVKHDTSHAIPYKEARIPGQAEKVGVEFAKAFREKKAIMGIFDEGCMGMYNAIIPDELLFKTGIFKERLSQSSLYAKMLTVSDAEAREVYDWILAKGMKFTYGPNEATDLTEAQVLGQCKMYIAAVRIADEFGCSTIGIQYQQGLKDLAPASDLAEGLLNNTDRPPVRHEKTGDVLYAGEALPHFNEVDECAGFDGLVTYGLWRELGYPPENTLHDVRWGRSYKDGDVRGFVWVLEISGAVPPAHLVDGFAGTVGERQPPMYFRLGGSTVKGISKPGSIVWSRVYVADDRLQCDLGLGEVVPLPIEETQDRWNQTTPQWPIMHAVLKGVSRDQMMAKHKANHIQVVYAPDAAGARKAMFAKAAAMRELGLKVHFCGVGK
- a CDS encoding GHMP kinase; translated protein: MNSRTPLRVINSVAPIRIVDNGGWTDTWFAGHGKIFNIGIYPYAEVQVEVFAADRSHDRVIIQAENYGDRYAMSPEGQAWTKHPLLEAAIQYMKVPAELSLEVTIFSEAPAGASTGTSAAVSVALLGALDRLTPGHMTPHEVAMAAHHVEMEMLHLQCGIQDQLCSAYGGINYIEMQKFPWASVSQIQVPNSIWWELERRLVLIFLGRSHDSTELHKKVIRELEHEGPGCPRLEALRGTAEMSRDAVYAGDFAAFGHAMVVNTEAQSHLHPDLVSADALKVIEIAKRHGAIGWKVNGAGGAGGSVTLLAGDVSSMKRKMIREIEESDPLFRNIPLYLSRYGLRTWEA
- a CDS encoding PrsW family intramembrane metalloprotease; translation: MLTSLLAVSAVVPSALLVWYFHARDAYPEPPRVLWTTFGLGVLTVFPILLIGYPLQHAVALVPNPIASSLLGALFVAAIPEEFVKLLVLLGYNMRHRAFDEPMDGIVYGVVASLGFATLENILFVFGGGISVAVSRAFTAVPLHAFVGAIMGYHVGQAWRLPAERTRYILRGYGFAVLLHMLYDFPLMAMAEVEEVWTVFALGVFTLVVLFGCWIWTLRLVRRLRREQLAHGPALALPRRSSGVLVFGDGDDQDLPPATADLSGAPDAAPAESDAARVRRRITGIIVSVVGGLVASFGGMVTLGLILAFMIGVVRTEHIVDVVIGGVVSGLAPLAIGVVVFRKGVRWMNRRQ
- a CDS encoding D-lyxose/D-mannose family sugar isomerase, with translation MTRSELRKHQKRALGYLKKAHLPVTPQEARNIEVADFGLDDIAHFGLELVVYENNERYCAKELVMFPGQICPEHRHPPHARTGPGKRETFRCRWGVVYLYLEGPPARRPKGKVPADKKDVFTVWHEIVLKPGQQYTLPSNTLHWFQSGPQGAVVSEFSSSSDDESDIFTDPQIKRIPVIE
- a CDS encoding sugar ABC transporter ATP-binding protein → MITFTSISKTFGGTTALDGVSFSLERGRVHALMGENGAGKSTLGRILAGILRPDHGEVLLGGTPRRFTSPRDARHAGIAMVHQELALCPDLSVAENLCLGNYPVRMRPLIDPAEMTSRAKAMLADVGSAIDPRAAVRTLPVALRQVVQIAGAVGTGASILIFDEPTSSLSEAETGHLFSLIRQLRDRGTTILYVSHRMREVFALADTITVLRDGKFIGSLGRDRATEGEIVSMMIGRELDTHLPRPAAPAPGGSILEVQNLTSEGRFADVNFTVHGGEIVGIAGLVGAGRSELAAAIMGLDRAATGDVRIDGHSLRGLPTGRRIDAGLGFVPEDRKAQGLALMLSCRMNHSFPLLRSLRRFLFLDRKKETGMLEGSFRALAIKAPDFETPVGHLSGGNQQKIVLARWLAGKAHLLILDEPTRGVDIGAKSALHGTIEQLAGRGMGIILISSELPELLRLSTRILVMREGRIVGEVHRQDTDQEHLLRMMSGLAA